In Aestuariirhabdus haliotis, a genomic segment contains:
- a CDS encoding sodium:proline symporter: MSFALPLIAGIIALASILLSHRTSNPNTFFHGQSEAGSAPGLWTLVFSQVTTWIFARSLLNAAILGYYYGLWGTLAYACYYLSFITGGIIIDQLRFRHGFNSIQAFLEDRFGIWGSRCYNLVIGIRLISEVFANLLVIGILFGAAGSNLYVAAIIGFAVVTLLYSMLGGLHASLRTDLFQMLIFLATLALLLILATGSGVMTLDNLMFKEFVISDPGPVLMLVALLQVWSYPMHDPVMMDRGLLADRETTRKSFLHAAWISILCMIAFGSLGIVAGAQATSGEAMTAVLQRLLGDVPMLLFNAALVISAMSTLDSTLSSSSKLVVIDMKLLPRQVMNGRGVMLLFMLLGVLLVFVGNKDLFSAVAVSGTASMYLLPVIFFSLLGGRRDIPLWSYLGSFVVAVGGAALYFTESSGHSQLMGEAHKYTKLLIICVTVLVAGCVLFALGLMTANKDRLTSESAPA; this comes from the coding sequence TGTCTCACCGAACCAGTAATCCCAATACATTTTTTCACGGGCAGTCTGAAGCAGGCTCTGCCCCCGGCCTCTGGACACTGGTTTTCTCCCAGGTCACCACCTGGATTTTCGCTCGCTCCCTGTTAAATGCTGCCATCCTCGGCTACTACTACGGGCTTTGGGGTACGCTCGCCTACGCCTGTTATTACCTTTCCTTTATTACCGGCGGCATCATCATTGACCAGCTGCGCTTTCGTCACGGGTTCAACAGCATCCAGGCATTCCTGGAAGATCGCTTCGGTATTTGGGGAAGCCGATGCTATAACCTGGTTATCGGCATTCGCCTGATCAGTGAAGTCTTTGCCAACCTGCTGGTGATTGGCATTCTGTTTGGAGCTGCTGGCTCGAATCTCTATGTAGCAGCCATCATCGGCTTTGCCGTGGTCACATTACTCTACTCCATGCTGGGAGGGCTTCATGCCAGCCTGCGCACGGACCTGTTCCAGATGCTGATTTTTCTGGCCACCCTGGCGCTGCTGCTGATTCTGGCCACCGGTAGCGGGGTCATGACCCTCGACAACCTGATGTTCAAAGAATTTGTTATCTCCGATCCGGGCCCTGTTTTAATGCTGGTCGCCCTGCTGCAGGTCTGGAGCTACCCGATGCACGATCCGGTGATGATGGACCGGGGCCTGCTCGCAGATCGAGAGACTACCCGAAAAAGCTTTCTGCATGCGGCCTGGATCAGCATTCTGTGCATGATCGCCTTTGGCTCTCTGGGTATTGTTGCCGGAGCCCAGGCCACCAGCGGAGAAGCCATGACGGCGGTGCTTCAACGATTGCTAGGTGATGTCCCCATGCTGCTGTTTAATGCTGCACTGGTAATCTCCGCCATGTCGACGCTGGACAGTACGCTTTCCAGCTCGTCCAAACTGGTTGTTATCGATATGAAACTGCTGCCCCGGCAAGTCATGAACGGTCGCGGAGTCATGCTGCTCTTTATGCTGCTGGGTGTGTTACTGGTATTTGTGGGCAACAAGGATCTGTTCAGTGCCGTTGCGGTGAGTGGAACCGCCTCCATGTACCTATTGCCGGTGATCTTTTTCTCACTGCTTGGCGGGCGCCGGGATATTCCCCTGTGGAGCTATCTGGGCAGTTTCGTAGTTGCGGTGGGCGGTGCGGCCCTCTACTTTACCGAGTCCTCGGGTCACAGTCAGCTGATGGGAGAAGCGCACAAATACACCAAGCTCCTCATTATTTGCGTGACTGTTCTGGTCGCTGGCTGCGTCCTGTTCGCCCTTGGCCTGATGACAGCAAACAAAGATCGGCTGACCAGTGAGAGTGCTCCCGCGTGA
- a CDS encoding metallophosphoesterase family protein, with the protein MSTHPLPGPGPLLVFGGPYSNLEATRAIRRAAEGLSLPPENCICTGDLIAYCARPNETLAEIRSWGCTSIMGNCEESLVEQAADCGCGFEEGSACAALSVDWYRYASGRVSQQDLRWMAQLPGQLNFQWNGFSVSVVHGAPSRINRFLFASSALEDKQQELQTTSANLLIAGHCGIPFGETLAPGNYWLNSGAIGMPANDGTADGWYLLLEPLAERVRASWHRLRYNAVAEQRTMIQQGLDNDYATALTTGLWPSMDVLPEAERQQRGTPLQPEAIMMEAGH; encoded by the coding sequence GTGAGCACTCACCCACTTCCGGGGCCAGGGCCACTACTGGTGTTTGGCGGCCCCTATAGCAATCTGGAGGCAACCAGGGCGATACGCCGCGCTGCCGAAGGCTTGTCCCTGCCGCCCGAAAACTGCATCTGCACCGGAGACCTGATTGCCTATTGCGCCCGCCCGAACGAAACTCTTGCGGAGATTCGTAGCTGGGGTTGCACCTCGATTATGGGAAACTGCGAAGAGTCTCTGGTTGAACAGGCCGCAGATTGTGGCTGCGGTTTCGAGGAGGGCTCGGCCTGCGCTGCTCTGTCGGTAGACTGGTATCGCTACGCCAGCGGGCGAGTATCACAGCAAGACCTCCGCTGGATGGCGCAACTTCCCGGACAACTCAATTTCCAATGGAACGGTTTCTCGGTTTCTGTCGTGCACGGCGCCCCTTCGCGCATCAATCGCTTCCTGTTTGCTTCCAGTGCTCTTGAGGACAAACAGCAGGAGCTGCAAACCACATCTGCCAACCTGTTAATTGCCGGTCATTGCGGCATCCCTTTCGGAGAAACTCTGGCGCCTGGCAACTATTGGCTAAACAGTGGTGCTATTGGCATGCCGGCCAACGATGGCACAGCTGACGGCTGGTATCTGCTACTGGAACCCCTGGCCGAACGCGTTCGAGCCAGCTGGCATCGACTACGCTACAACGCTGTCGCCGAGCAGCGCACAATGATCCAGCAAGGTCTGGACAACGACTACGCCACGGCCCTGACAACCGGGCTATGGCCTAGTATGGATGTGCTGCCCGAGGCCGAGCGCCAGCAGCGCGGCACACCTCTGCAACCAGAAGCCATAATGATGGAGGCCGGCCACTAA
- a CDS encoding acyl-CoA dehydrogenase family protein: MIPRTVYDSDQELFRDSVRKFLEQEAVPHHAQWEKDGQVSRELWSKAGEQGFLCPTMPEEYGGVGVDFRYNAIVDEEIAKLGLSGIGFGLHSDISVPYVLNYGSESLKQKYLPKLISGEMVSAIAMTEPGAGSDLQGLKTTAILDGDEYVLNGSKTFITNGQMAELVVVVAKTDPSAGAKGTSLLLVEAGTAGFTKGNNLEKVGMKAQDTSELFFQDVRVPKENLLGSEGMGFIYLMQELPQERLSVAVNAIANALSIFEQTREYVKERQAFGKSISHFQNTRFKLAEMDTELTVAQVFVDKCLELHVEGKLDVPTAAKAKLHATEVQCRVIDECLQLHGGFGYMWEYPVARAWADARVQKIYAGTNEIMKEIIARSL; encoded by the coding sequence ATGATCCCAAGAACTGTCTATGACTCCGATCAGGAGCTCTTTCGCGACTCTGTTCGCAAGTTTCTCGAACAAGAAGCCGTTCCTCATCACGCACAATGGGAAAAGGACGGGCAGGTTTCCCGTGAGCTTTGGAGTAAGGCAGGTGAGCAGGGTTTTCTTTGCCCTACAATGCCTGAAGAATATGGCGGTGTCGGGGTGGATTTTCGCTATAACGCTATCGTCGATGAAGAGATTGCCAAGCTGGGACTGTCCGGCATTGGCTTTGGTCTGCACTCCGATATTTCGGTGCCCTACGTCTTGAACTATGGATCCGAGTCGTTGAAGCAAAAGTATCTGCCCAAATTGATCAGCGGTGAAATGGTCAGCGCCATTGCCATGACGGAACCGGGCGCCGGCTCGGATCTTCAGGGCCTTAAAACGACCGCCATACTGGACGGCGATGAATATGTACTGAATGGATCTAAAACATTCATTACCAACGGTCAGATGGCAGAGCTGGTGGTTGTAGTGGCAAAGACCGACCCGAGCGCAGGCGCCAAAGGCACCAGTTTGCTGTTGGTAGAAGCGGGTACGGCGGGTTTTACCAAGGGTAATAATCTGGAAAAAGTGGGTATGAAAGCCCAGGATACCTCTGAGCTGTTTTTCCAGGATGTTCGAGTGCCCAAGGAGAACCTGTTAGGTAGTGAGGGTATGGGCTTTATCTATCTTATGCAGGAGCTGCCGCAAGAGCGCCTGTCAGTAGCGGTCAATGCGATTGCCAACGCACTGTCGATTTTTGAGCAAACCCGTGAATATGTGAAGGAGCGCCAGGCCTTTGGCAAGAGTATTTCTCATTTCCAGAATACTCGCTTCAAGTTGGCTGAGATGGATACCGAGCTGACCGTGGCTCAGGTGTTTGTCGACAAATGTCTGGAGCTGCATGTCGAAGGTAAGCTGGATGTGCCTACTGCGGCGAAAGCCAAGCTTCACGCGACTGAGGTTCAGTGTCGTGTGATCGACGAGTGTCTGCAGTTGCACGGTGGTTTTGGCTATATGTGGGAATATCCGGTGGCACGGGCCTGGGCCGATGCTCGGGTGCAGAAGATCTATGCCGGAACCAACGAAATCATGAAAGAGATCATTGCTCGTTCTTTATAG
- the zapE gene encoding cell division protein ZapE, whose protein sequence is MTPLERYQQDLQREGFSHDASQEQAVRHLQRLYDDLVAVPSKPSKRQLLKGLLKKADPEPLMGLYFWGGVGRGKTYLVDTFYDSLPFEQKMRTHFHRFMQRVHHELTALKGEKNPLVIVARRFAGEARVICFDEFFVTDITDAMILAGLFEELFKLGVTLVATSNIVPDQLYKDGLQRAKFLPAIDLINQYTQVVNVDSGIDYRLRVLEQAEIYHFPLDEAANETLQRSFEQLAPDAQHVHQGEVLQVEGRDICSVQVCDDVGWFTFDELCDGPRSQNDYIELGRIFHAILLSDVPQMDGGQDDQARRFVNLIDEFYDRGVKLIISAEVAVEELYTGTQLAFVFERTKSRLQEMQSHEYLALEHKA, encoded by the coding sequence ATGACGCCTTTGGAACGTTATCAGCAAGATCTTCAGCGTGAGGGTTTTTCCCATGACGCTTCACAAGAACAGGCCGTACGTCATCTACAGCGATTGTACGATGATCTGGTCGCTGTCCCTTCCAAACCTTCCAAACGCCAGCTACTAAAAGGCCTGTTAAAGAAAGCCGATCCCGAGCCTTTGATGGGACTCTATTTCTGGGGCGGAGTGGGCCGAGGTAAAACGTATCTGGTTGATACCTTTTACGACAGTTTGCCGTTCGAGCAGAAAATGCGTACTCACTTTCACCGTTTTATGCAGCGGGTGCATCATGAGTTAACGGCGCTTAAAGGTGAGAAAAACCCGCTGGTTATCGTGGCTCGGCGGTTTGCGGGTGAGGCTCGAGTGATCTGTTTCGATGAGTTTTTCGTGACTGATATTACCGATGCGATGATTTTAGCCGGGTTGTTCGAAGAGCTCTTCAAGCTTGGGGTTACTCTGGTCGCAACCTCTAATATTGTGCCTGATCAGTTGTATAAAGACGGTTTGCAACGCGCCAAGTTTTTACCGGCAATTGATCTGATCAATCAGTATACCCAGGTCGTTAATGTCGATAGCGGCATCGATTATCGATTGCGGGTTTTGGAGCAAGCGGAAATTTACCATTTCCCACTGGATGAGGCGGCGAACGAAACTCTGCAGCGCAGTTTTGAACAGCTGGCTCCTGATGCCCAGCACGTTCATCAGGGGGAGGTGCTACAAGTTGAAGGGCGGGATATTTGCTCGGTGCAAGTCTGTGATGATGTTGGCTGGTTCACCTTTGACGAGCTTTGTGATGGTCCTCGTAGCCAAAACGATTACATAGAATTGGGGCGAATTTTTCACGCCATCCTGCTCAGTGATGTGCCGCAGATGGATGGCGGTCAGGACGATCAGGCGAGACGTTTCGTGAATTTGATTGACGAGTTTTATGATCGTGGCGTGAAACTGATTATTTCGGCTGAAGTGGCCGTCGAAGAGCTTTACACCGGAACCCAGTTGGCGTTCGTGTTTGAGCGTACCAAGAGCCGCCTGCAAGAGATGCAGTCGCATGAATATCTCGCCCTCGAGCACAAAGCCTGA
- a CDS encoding YhcB family protein has product MEDTNSLWVLGTIAFVGGVLAGAVLYHLFRTGSSSNTRVEEQLSTLEVQFKDYQDKVSDHFSTTAHLVNKMTESYRDVHEHLAASSEHLCTDEVTRHRLSDSLLTSSTLAANTESDGSPTPPLDYSDSKGTLSEEFGVKKQNLSDSQEIKEEKPA; this is encoded by the coding sequence GTGGAAGATACCAACAGTTTATGGGTTTTAGGAACAATCGCATTCGTAGGTGGCGTGCTCGCTGGCGCAGTACTCTACCATCTGTTTCGAACAGGTTCGTCGTCCAATACCCGTGTTGAAGAGCAACTCAGTACACTGGAAGTCCAGTTTAAAGATTATCAGGACAAGGTTTCTGATCATTTCAGTACCACCGCCCACCTGGTCAACAAAATGACCGAAAGCTACCGGGATGTCCATGAACACCTGGCTGCCAGCTCTGAACATCTGTGCACCGATGAGGTGACCCGCCACCGGCTAAGCGATTCCCTACTCACCAGTAGTACATTGGCTGCCAACACCGAAAGCGATGGATCCCCGACTCCGCCTCTGGATTATTCCGATAGCAAGGGTACCCTGTCGGAAGAGTTTGGCGTCAAGAAGCAGAACCTGAGCGACTCCCAGGAGATCAAAGAAGAAAAACCGGCCTGA
- a CDS encoding MBL fold metallo-hydrolase, with the protein MQRTLTALRGNSQRLDGGAMFGNAPRALWSRWVDVDELNRIPLACNALLVEEESGQGVRRILLETGIGAFFEPKLAQRYGVVETQHCLLEALSERGLSDADIDIVVLSHLHFDHAGGLLAAWKEGEPPRLLFPNATYLTGFDQWLRAKSPHLRDRASYIPALIELLEASARLQLIEGEYSSLLGNDYRFIRSDGHTPGMLLAEIETDAGPLVYGADLVPATPWVNLPITMGYDRAAELLIDEKTELLSRLQARNGWLFFSHDPQCMVARIVADDRGRFAVTDRLNQPGSLSLAEA; encoded by the coding sequence ATGCAAAGAACCCTTACGGCCCTGCGGGGGAACTCCCAGCGCCTGGACGGTGGCGCAATGTTTGGCAATGCCCCTCGAGCGCTGTGGTCACGCTGGGTTGACGTTGATGAGCTGAACCGAATTCCGCTGGCCTGTAATGCCTTGTTGGTGGAAGAGGAGAGCGGCCAAGGCGTGCGCCGAATTCTGTTGGAAACCGGCATCGGCGCTTTTTTTGAACCGAAGCTGGCCCAGCGTTACGGTGTTGTTGAAACTCAGCATTGTCTGCTGGAAGCTTTGTCGGAACGGGGTCTTAGCGATGCGGATATCGATATTGTGGTGTTGTCGCATCTGCACTTTGATCATGCGGGTGGTTTGCTGGCGGCCTGGAAGGAAGGTGAACCGCCTCGGTTGCTATTCCCCAATGCCACATACCTGACGGGTTTCGACCAATGGCTGCGGGCTAAATCGCCTCACCTGCGTGATCGGGCTTCCTATATTCCTGCGCTGATCGAGTTGCTTGAAGCCTCTGCTCGGCTTCAGCTGATCGAAGGCGAGTATTCCAGCCTGCTGGGCAACGATTACCGATTTATTCGCAGCGATGGTCATACTCCTGGTATGTTGCTGGCTGAAATCGAGACGGACGCCGGCCCCTTGGTTTATGGCGCGGATCTGGTGCCGGCGACCCCCTGGGTTAACTTGCCGATTACCATGGGCTACGACCGCGCCGCCGAATTGTTGATTGACGAGAAAACAGAACTTCTGTCAAGGCTGCAAGCGCGTAATGGCTGGTTGTTCTTCAGTCATGATCCCCAATGCATGGTCGCGAGGATTGTGGCCGATGATCGAGGACGGTTTGCGGTCACAGACCGTCTTAATCAGCCTGGTAGCTTATCGTTAGCTGAGGCCTAA
- a CDS encoding DUF2058 domain-containing protein gives MSGSLRDQLLKQGLVNKKQVQQAQKADKRKARDNRKSEKVGEEVAVDEARLQAQQAREQKKLRDREANLKREEQRKEKELVAQVKQIIERNAIQPAGEIDYNFVVAGKIKKIGVDAMQQKALSGGRLAIVELADRFVLIPVGAADKIAQRLPETILSQSDNNQEEPDPDDPYADFQIPDDLMW, from the coding sequence GTGAGTGGATCGCTGCGTGACCAATTGTTGAAACAAGGGCTGGTGAATAAAAAACAGGTGCAGCAGGCGCAGAAAGCCGATAAGCGCAAGGCTCGAGATAATCGCAAGAGCGAGAAAGTAGGTGAGGAGGTTGCCGTCGATGAAGCCCGTCTGCAGGCGCAACAGGCCCGCGAGCAAAAGAAACTCCGTGATCGTGAAGCAAACCTGAAACGGGAAGAGCAGCGCAAAGAGAAAGAGCTGGTGGCCCAGGTTAAGCAGATCATCGAGCGGAACGCCATTCAGCCTGCCGGCGAGATTGATTACAACTTTGTCGTGGCCGGCAAGATCAAAAAGATTGGAGTCGATGCCATGCAGCAGAAAGCCTTATCGGGTGGACGACTTGCTATCGTAGAGTTAGCCGACCGATTTGTACTGATCCCTGTTGGTGCGGCGGATAAGATCGCCCAACGTTTGCCAGAAACGATCCTGTCTCAGTCTGATAATAACCAGGAAGAGCCCGATCCCGATGATCCCTACGCTGACTTTCAGATCCCCGATGATTTGATGTGGTAG
- the cysZ gene encoding sulfate transporter CysZ: protein MLDLAKGANAFIAGFGLLTRPGLRIFVVVPLLINVILFSLLIYFASEQFSDWVQIALNWLPGWLSFLDWLMWPLFALTIIIVLFFSFTIVANLIAAPFNGLLSEVCERQLLNDLGEAGQDVPFSWKELGLLVPRTLAREITKLLYFAPRALLLFIISWIPVINLIAPLLWALFGAWTMAIQYVDYPADNNKMSFRDMLTALKQRRFMSLGFGGCVSLLMLIPIVNLLIMPAAVTGATKLWVDERLQRQQSQTLATQAQA, encoded by the coding sequence ATGCTGGATTTGGCCAAAGGCGCTAATGCCTTTATTGCAGGCTTTGGGTTGTTAACCCGCCCCGGGTTACGCATCTTTGTTGTCGTGCCGCTGCTGATTAACGTCATACTGTTTTCGTTGCTAATCTACTTCGCTAGTGAGCAGTTTTCCGACTGGGTACAGATAGCCCTGAATTGGCTACCCGGATGGCTCTCATTTCTCGACTGGTTAATGTGGCCATTGTTTGCCCTGACGATCATCATCGTGCTGTTCTTCTCGTTTACCATCGTTGCTAACCTGATCGCCGCCCCCTTTAACGGACTGCTCTCGGAGGTGTGCGAACGCCAACTATTGAACGATCTTGGTGAAGCGGGACAAGACGTCCCCTTTAGCTGGAAAGAGTTGGGATTATTGGTGCCCAGAACCCTGGCCCGGGAGATCACCAAACTGCTCTATTTTGCGCCCCGCGCTCTGCTGCTGTTCATTATCAGCTGGATCCCCGTCATCAACCTGATAGCTCCTCTGCTCTGGGCGCTGTTCGGAGCCTGGACCATGGCCATCCAATACGTCGATTATCCTGCGGACAACAACAAGATGTCCTTTCGCGACATGTTGACCGCGCTGAAGCAACGTCGCTTTATGAGCCTGGGCTTTGGAGGGTGCGTCTCATTATTGATGCTGATCCCGATTGTCAATCTCTTGATTATGCCGGCGGCGGTTACCGGTGCTACCAAGCTCTGGGTGGATGAACGCCTGCAACGACAACAGAGTCAGACATTGGCTACACAAGCCCAAGCCTGA
- a CDS encoding NADH:flavin oxidoreductase, translating into MSTSTDILFEPITLGPLALNSRVVMAPMTRSFSPGGVPHDAVVEYYRRRAANSVGLIVTEGTVIDHPASNGYPNVPHFYGEKALAGWKKVVDAVHAEGGKIFPQLWHVGSVRRPGTEPDGEVPGYGPMDKEKDGKLVVKGMTQADIDEVIASFARAAADAKRIGFDGIELHGAHGYLIDQFFWEGSNQRQDQYGGSFENRSRFALELVKAVREAVGPDYPIQFRYSQWKQQDYSARLCETPELLEQFLVALSEAGVDIFHASTRRFWLPEFDGSDLNLAGWTRKLTGKPTITVGSVGLDSDFLEYMVDTDKVADTSGVDGLVDRLNKAEFDLVAVGRALLVDGEWASKVREGRQQDIIPFSRKALMELV; encoded by the coding sequence ATGAGTACCAGTACCGATATTTTGTTTGAGCCGATTACGCTTGGTCCCCTGGCACTTAATAGCCGTGTCGTTATGGCGCCAATGACTCGCAGCTTTTCACCGGGCGGTGTGCCCCACGATGCTGTGGTTGAGTATTATCGCCGTCGTGCGGCCAACTCGGTTGGCTTGATCGTCACCGAAGGTACGGTCATCGATCATCCCGCATCCAATGGCTATCCCAATGTCCCCCACTTCTATGGCGAGAAGGCGCTGGCCGGTTGGAAAAAAGTGGTCGATGCGGTACACGCTGAAGGTGGCAAAATCTTCCCTCAGTTGTGGCATGTCGGATCGGTCAGGCGCCCGGGTACCGAACCCGATGGCGAAGTGCCGGGTTACGGCCCAATGGACAAGGAGAAGGATGGCAAGCTGGTCGTTAAGGGTATGACCCAGGCCGATATCGACGAAGTAATCGCATCCTTCGCTCGTGCCGCAGCCGATGCCAAGCGCATTGGTTTCGATGGGATCGAACTGCACGGAGCCCATGGTTATCTGATCGACCAGTTCTTCTGGGAAGGCTCAAACCAGCGTCAGGATCAGTACGGTGGCAGCTTCGAAAACCGTAGCCGCTTTGCCCTCGAACTGGTCAAAGCCGTTCGCGAAGCAGTGGGGCCCGATTATCCGATCCAGTTCCGTTATTCCCAGTGGAAACAGCAGGATTACAGCGCGCGCCTATGCGAAACGCCTGAGTTGCTGGAGCAATTTCTGGTGGCGCTGTCCGAAGCCGGGGTTGATATCTTCCATGCCAGTACGCGCCGTTTCTGGTTGCCCGAGTTTGATGGTTCGGATCTGAATCTGGCGGGCTGGACCCGTAAGCTGACCGGTAAGCCCACCATCACCGTTGGTAGTGTGGGTCTGGACAGCGATTTCCTCGAGTATATGGTCGATACCGATAAGGTGGCGGATACTTCTGGGGTCGATGGTCTGGTGGATCGCTTGAATAAGGCGGAGTTTGACCTGGTGGCTGTTGGTCGTGCGTTGCTGGTGGATGGTGAATGGGCCAGCAAGGTACGGGAAGGTCGTCAGCAGGATATTATTCCTTTCAGCCGCAAGGCGCTGATGGAGCTGGTCTAG
- the tdh gene encoding L-threonine 3-dehydrogenase, with translation MKTLAKLNPEPGIWMDDKPMPEVGHNDVLIKVRKTAICGTDMHIYNWDQWAQDTIPVGMTVGHEFIGEIAEIGIEVAGLKVGQRVSGEGHITCGHCRNCRAGFRHLCRNTQGVGVNRAGAFAEYLVIPAVNVFPIPDDISDDLAAIFDPYGNAAHTALSFNMVGEDVLITGAGPIGIMATAIARHVGARHVVITDVNEYRLELARQMGATRAVNVAQETLEEVMAELGMVEGFDVGLEMSGNGQAFNQMLENLNHGGKVALLGIPASGTVIDWNQVIFKGLVMKGIYGREMFETWYKMVSMLQSGLDLSPIITHHFPIDQFQQGFDVMASGQSGKVILDWG, from the coding sequence ATGAAAACCCTGGCCAAACTCAACCCCGAACCGGGCATCTGGATGGACGACAAACCGATGCCGGAAGTGGGGCACAACGATGTCCTGATCAAGGTTCGTAAAACCGCCATCTGTGGTACCGATATGCATATCTATAACTGGGACCAATGGGCCCAGGACACCATTCCTGTGGGTATGACGGTGGGGCATGAGTTTATCGGTGAGATTGCTGAGATCGGCATTGAAGTGGCCGGTCTGAAAGTGGGCCAGCGGGTTTCTGGAGAGGGGCATATTACCTGCGGCCATTGTCGTAACTGCCGTGCTGGTTTCCGCCACCTGTGCCGTAACACTCAGGGGGTTGGGGTCAATCGCGCCGGCGCCTTTGCCGAATATCTGGTGATTCCCGCGGTCAATGTGTTCCCGATCCCCGATGATATCAGCGACGACCTGGCTGCTATCTTTGATCCCTATGGCAACGCCGCACACACCGCGCTTTCATTTAACATGGTAGGGGAAGACGTATTGATCACCGGCGCTGGCCCCATCGGTATCATGGCGACGGCCATTGCCCGTCACGTAGGCGCGCGTCATGTGGTGATCACCGATGTCAACGAGTATCGGCTCGAGCTGGCGCGTCAAATGGGAGCGACTCGAGCCGTCAATGTGGCTCAGGAAACCCTGGAAGAGGTGATGGCCGAGTTGGGTATGGTGGAAGGTTTTGATGTTGGGCTGGAGATGTCCGGCAATGGCCAGGCCTTTAACCAGATGCTGGAAAACCTCAATCATGGCGGCAAAGTCGCCCTATTGGGCATCCCCGCCAGCGGTACGGTGATTGACTGGAATCAGGTGATTTTCAAAGGCCTGGTAATGAAGGGTATCTACGGTCGTGAAATGTTTGAAACCTGGTACAAAATGGTGTCGATGCTGCAGTCCGGGCTGGATCTGTCCCCCATCATTACTCACCATTTTCCGATCGATCAGTTCCAGCAGGGATTCGACGTGATGGCCAGCGGCCAGTCGGGCAAGGTGATACTCGACTGGGGATAG
- a CDS encoding glycine C-acetyltransferase, whose product MTPSFTDHLQQQLDALAQEGLYKDERVIRSQQQADIEVVSGDSGGEHVLNFCANNYLGLANHPQLIEAGREALDRYGYGMASVRFICGTQTVHKTLEARIAEFLGMEDCILYSSCFDANGGLFETLLGPEDAVISDALNHASIIDGVRLCKAQRYRYANNNLTDLEQQLQAADKAGARYKLIATDGVFSMDGIIADLKGICDLADRYNAMVMVDDSHAVGFIGEQGRGTPEYCDVMGRVDIITGTLGKALGGASGGYTAASKEVVAWLRNRSRPYLFSNTLAPVIASASVKVLDMLAEGDELRQRLRDNSAYFREQMGALGFDLVPGEHPIIPVMLGDASLAKRFAERMLEEGVYVIGFSFPVVPKGQARIRTQMSAAHSRQQIDQAVTAFARVGRELGVIQ is encoded by the coding sequence ATGACCCCGTCATTTACCGACCACCTTCAGCAACAGCTGGACGCGCTCGCACAGGAAGGATTGTACAAAGATGAGCGCGTAATTCGCTCGCAACAGCAGGCTGATATCGAGGTCGTGAGTGGTGATAGCGGTGGTGAGCATGTGCTTAACTTTTGCGCCAATAATTACCTGGGGCTGGCCAATCACCCCCAGCTGATCGAGGCCGGCCGCGAAGCTCTGGATCGCTACGGTTATGGCATGGCCTCCGTGCGGTTTATCTGCGGTACCCAAACTGTCCACAAAACACTCGAGGCGCGTATTGCCGAGTTTTTAGGGATGGAGGATTGTATCCTCTATTCCTCCTGCTTCGATGCCAATGGCGGCCTGTTTGAAACCTTATTGGGGCCTGAGGATGCAGTGATCAGTGATGCCCTTAACCACGCCAGCATCATCGATGGGGTCAGACTCTGTAAAGCGCAGCGCTATCGTTACGCCAACAACAACCTGACCGACCTGGAGCAGCAGTTGCAGGCGGCGGACAAAGCCGGTGCTCGCTACAAACTGATTGCGACCGATGGTGTGTTCTCGATGGATGGCATCATCGCTGACCTGAAAGGGATTTGTGATCTGGCCGATCGTTACAACGCCATGGTAATGGTCGATGATTCCCATGCCGTGGGCTTTATCGGTGAGCAAGGGCGCGGCACACCGGAGTACTGCGACGTTATGGGGCGGGTGGATATCATCACGGGTACCCTGGGCAAAGCGCTGGGCGGTGCCTCGGGCGGTTACACGGCGGCCAGTAAGGAAGTGGTGGCATGGCTGCGCAATCGTTCCCGTCCTTATCTGTTCTCCAATACACTGGCGCCGGTGATCGCTTCGGCATCGGTCAAGGTGCTGGACATGCTTGCCGAGGGTGATGAATTGCGCCAGCGGCTGCGTGATAACAGCGCTTATTTCCGCGAGCAGATGGGAGCGCTGGGATTCGATCTGGTACCCGGTGAGCACCCGATTATTCCCGTGATGCTGGGGGATGCTTCCCTGGCGAAGCGTTTTGCCGAACGCATGCTGGAGGAGGGTGTCTATGTGATCGGCTTCTCCTTCCCGGTTGTGCCCAAAGGGCAGGCACGCATTCGAACTCAGATGTCGGCGGCCCATAGTCGCCAGCAGATCGATCAGGCGGTGACCGCCTTTGCCCGTGTCGGACGCGAACTGGGCGTCATTCAATAA